The following is a genomic window from Rhododendron vialii isolate Sample 1 chromosome 9a, ASM3025357v1.
ttttccaaaaattaatgcCCAAAAAAGATGTTTATTTCCAATTAGTgagaatagagagagaagagttaaagagaaaaacaaaaaaaaaatagtagtagaGTATTATAGAGTTTTGAACTCTCGTTTGCAAGCCTTGGAGAAAGTACATCAGCCAACGCCCAACTTTTGATGTATTTCCATCTATTTTTATTTGATCTTTTCtgtgttcatattttttttttgggtattccTGAATCGGGGGTGGCACATGCCACACCCCTCTCTACATAGCTCCGCCCCAACGTTCATTTGATTATTTCGGGGTGGCACGTGCTACACTCCTCTCTACATAGCTCCGCCCCAAGGTTCATTTgatcaaaaaagagaaaatcacGCTACAAAGTAAAAACGAGGGAAAGtgaagttaaaaaataaaaatccaaaaaaatgagaatgatGTTAAAATTATTCTTGTATGTGTCAAAATTTTAGTGCGTAAAATCTTGTTAACCTTCCCATGGTATGCCTTAACTGGGCCAAGCGAGGCTTGGGTCTCTCATAATGGGCCTCCATCGACAACCCAATTTGAAAGGTTTACAAAAATACAACATTCAGCTAGGGTTTAAGCCTCGGTTGCTCCaattctctctcaacaatggcGAAGAAGAGAACGAGACAGCAGAATCCTGAGCCCTTCCTCGCCGACGAAAACGCCGCCACTGTCCCCAGGAAACGGAATAAACCTCCCAAACACCACCAGCTTGAACAGAAGGCacgtctctctctgtctctctctctcccttctctggTTATCATTTCGTATGTTTATGTATGTGCGTGTGTGCGTATATGCAGCTTATATCGTCGGGTACGAGCTCGAAGATATTGAAAGAAGCTCTAATTCAGCAAAAAGAGATAAACGAGGAGAACGAAGGGAGAAACCCTAACAACCTGGTATTTGCCGAAGATACCGCGACGGAGGTGGTTTTGGAGGAAGATGATATTGACGACTTCGGTGGGTTCTCGGAGACTCAAAGCCAGTTTGGAGGTTACGAGGTGTGAGTTTGatctatctttttctttttccattatTTGTGATTATCTATTAATCCTCGCTTTCGGTTCGCGAGAATTGTCGCTTCTGCCATTGCTTCCGGACTACTTAATTAGTATAGTCAATAAGGCAGAATTTTGGAACTTGAAGTAGTCTTATGCCGGTGTGGTTCTAGGGACTTTTTCCGAAATGTTAGGACAAATAACGGGGAAGGAGTTCCCTCCCATGTTTGAATTCCGAATGGGGTGAGAAAttatgagagagggagaggaattTAGAAAATAAGAGCTGTCATTTAACTGCTATTGTTTCCCGCCAGAAGGGTGTGGTTTGGCGAGAAACCGAGATTGCCCATAAAAAACGTTACCGAGATGCCATAATCCCTTTTGCTTTGTATCTTTAGTGTAACTTGAGGTAGTCTTATCGTTTTTCTTTAAATTCTCAAATTTTGCTGTCATAGGAAGAGGTCGATGAAGAGGATGAGAAGCTACTGGAGGCCTTCATATCGAAGGATGCAGGACGGCAACAGACATTGGCCGACCTGATTGTTGCGAAGATCAAACAAAAGGATGAACAAGTTTCTTCAGGTTATAGTGATCCGTCACAATGCtcgtatgcaatttttttggtcaatcaaCAGCGAAATGTTAGCTTTAGTTTAgaatcattttgtttcaataaaTATCCCTGCCAAAAGTTGCTGTTTTTTTCCAATTCTCAAAGCTTAACAAACAGCCTTGATAACTTACCCCAGGCTTTACTACTGAACGACCACTGCGGCCGTGAAAGTTGAGGAGAGAATTGATTGTTTTCCCGGGCTATAAGATGCCGCTTTAGTCTTAGTATTGTCTTAAATTTTCTTAGATAGACCTAAATAATGGTACTTTGATTTACTGCAAAGAAGTTTTGATACTGATTAGAACTTCCTTCATTACCAGATGTCCGCCCTCTACCCAAATTGGATGAATCTGTCATTGATCTGTACAAGGGGTacttttattttcgttttctacATGTTATTGAGGTTCGTAGTTTGGATTATGCATCCCATTTGGGCTGTTAAGCTGGAGTATTAATGTTATGTGCAGAGTTGGAAAGCTTCTTAATAAATACACAGCAGGAAAAATTCCCAAAGCTTTCAAACACATATCTTCGATGCAGCTTTGGGAGGAAGTCCTGTACCTGACTGAACCTGAGAAATGGTCGCCAAATGCTATGTACCAAGCCACAAGGATTTTTGCTTCCAATTTGGGTGTGAAAAAGGCAGAACGTTTTTACAGGCTTGTCTTACTGCCCAGGACCCGTGATGATATCCGAAAGAATAAGAGATTGCATTTTGCCCTGTATCAAGCTTTGAAGAAATCCATATACAAACCGGCTGCCTTCAATAAGGGAATATTGTTCCCATTGTGCGAGGTATGAAATATTGATGATGCACAAGGTAGACTGCAGCTGGCCTGCTACCCTCTTACATTTAAAAAGCTGACCGAGTTCCAGCTATTTTATGTAGCCGTTGGATTGTTAGTTGAACTTTTGTATTGTATTTGAACTTTCTTAGTTCAGTTCACCCACATTCAAGTTCTGAGGGTGTCTCATTTCCATTTGTACAAGTCGATTACAATTATTAACTCTCTCATATCTTCATTTGAGTCAAATTCCTCGTGTGGAGTCctcttatttttattgttttgttttgtggttTCGGCTTTAATTATTCTGTTTTGTTAATGCATAGTCTGGAACTTGTAATCTGAGGGAAGCTGTTATCATTGGGAGCATTATTCAGAAGGTCTCCATTCCTCCACTTCATTCGAGGTATAGCTATTTTGCACTAGATTTAGATTTATCATTTCTGGTAGAATTGTGGAATAATAAGTCGAGGGAGTGGCTTGAGGGGTCAACATACTAACCTTCAGAACAATGGTAGTGTTTACTGTTTACCATATTTTCAACACTGACCTCTCTCTTAATTACAGTGTAGCACTATTGAGGCTTGCTGAGATGGAGTACTGTGGCACAACAAGGTAAGATTTGTACTGCAGAAGTGCATTTCAGGATTTAATTTAATTCATGCtgatgtgagcaatttagttgTGGTTTGATCAGTCAAATTATTGGTAGAAAACTGCCCTCCTTGAAAGGCTTCACCAGTTTTGTATTTTAGATTTTGGGTTGAATAATGGTTATGAGGATTTTATAAACTGAATTATCTTCAGGAAGGGGATGATCCGATCGCCATTGTGTAGAATAGTGCTAGTTCTTTTGGAAGATTGCACACTTGTTTTTCCATCTCGTATTTGTTGTGGTTTTATAACTCCTGCAGGCATGTGATAGACTCTTTGTTTCCAGTAGACACACGTCCATGTTAGTGGATTAGCAATTGGGGATAGGGTTTTTAATGCATATCCAATATTGCGTTTGTTTATATTGTGGTTTGTGTCTGACATGTCTTGAGCAAGGAAATAACCCAAATCATTTCAATGCTAGTAAAGAATAAAATTGTCAAGGATAAAATAACTTGGTGCCAAATACAGGTTTTCTTTAACAAAAGAAGGATCTCGAGATGTTGGTTATACGTATACAAATTTGTCTATATCGGTGTTATTGTTGCATGGTTAAATGTTTTCATCAAATGAGTTTTGTCCTGATGAATATTTCAGTCACAATAATTATGTCTTTATTTTGGCTTTCCCATTAGTAAATGTTCTTCTGACGTCTGTGCATCTGAGTATAGATTGCCTCTGTTCTTTTTGTACAAGTTCTCTATTTTGCCCACCTTTTCATGCTCATATTCACTTTGAGAATCTTGTGCAAAGTCATTGGGTCAAAATGGGTTCTGTGCTCTTTAGGCCAGttatattttcaaattccaTTTGTTCGGTTGATCATAAAAGTTTTGACAATTTTGCATTTGTTCGGCGGGTCATAAAAGTTTTGACAGTTGTTTATTGGTGCTTTGATGCAGCTATTTTATAAAGCTATTGATTGAGAAGAAGTACGCTTTGCCATATCGGGTACTTGATGCTATGGTTGCTCATTTCATGAAATTTGTTGAGGATGAAAGGATAATGCCTGTGATCTGGCATCAGTCACTTCTTGCATTTGTACAAAGGTTTGTATTCTTGTTAATAAAGGCACTAGGGTTTTTACTTTGCATATATAAAAGTCGCAAGCAGTCTGCCCTTCCCCTTACTACAGCATTATCAGACTGTTATTTAGGTTATTGTGGTTGCTGTAAATGGTAGTTATATTAAAGAGAAAGATATATGTCGCCATAAACAGGAAAAATGCGTAAGACACATCTATGGATTTTCTCAGCCCCAGCCCTTAAGCTTTCCTGATCTCCTTTTTATCCCATATGCCATTTATATAATGGACGAACATTTGGTAAAACATGTAATGATGCCCATATTGTCATCCCATTGCTATTCTatgtgattttggattttgttaaCTTGTTCAAAATTACTGCTTTTTTTCGttctaaaagaaagaaaaagaaatgagagttATTTTTCCCCTTGTACACCAGTCACGTAAAGTATTTTACAGGTACAAAAATGAGCTGACGAAGGAGGACAAAGCTAACCTTAACCTTCTAGTCGGAAACCAAAGGCACAAATTAGTATGAGCTCTAACCTCTTTACAGCTACTATGCTAATTTCTTTTGGCTTTTCTTTGTCAATATCAGATGCATTTGTTTCCAATTCGAACGCAGGTTACGCCTGAAATATTGAGGGAGGTAAATAGCAGCCGCAACCGCGGTGATAAAGAGGACGATCTTATGTCAATTTATATCCTTGTTATAATCACCATGACATAGTCTGTATTTTCTCATCTATTTAACATGGCGTTTCCTATTGGAATTTTGTTGGTATAGGAAAAATCCAGTTCTATTGTTTACATGATTTTCACGATGTCTAGCATATGATGCTCCAAAATGGTAGGCTTAAATGTTTCTAAACAAATTGACCACTCTATAAGTAATTAGTGGATCACATTTCGAGGCGGTACAGACGATTGGCTAGAGACCAAACTGTTAAAAATGTCTCCCTCAAAGGCTTGTAACGTAGGCTAAAGTATCATGTGGTAGTGTGCTTCCAAATGTAAGGTTTTGGTATCCATCCCCTGTTTGTGTAAGATTCTGGTTTGCTAGTTTGGCAATTGTTTGGTACGACGTTATCCATGCTGACTATGAACTGTACATTTATTTGTGGAATCATTAAACTTATCTTCAAGCTTGTATGAATGTACCTTTGTCGTAAGACTCGCTAACTGTTCTTTAGTTTCCTTGACTCAACCTTTACCGACTCCAATGTCTGTAGTCAATAAAACAATAGAAGAAGACAGGTTTGACATTCCAGATGTGCCAATGGAAGAGGACTGAGTACATCTACCACAATATTCTTGTGTTTTGTTAGGTAATTGGTGTAATTACTTCTCTTACGATGTCTGGATATAACTCCGACTTGTCCTTTGTCaatgtaatttattttctatgtgcCGCCAAGGTGTAGTtgattcttttttccttctacaGGGTGATAACATCTTGCAATTCTATTCACGCTATTTAACAAGGAAGGGTTTTAGTTTATGTTGCAGTTTCTTTCGGTGTCTGATATAGGATGAACCAGTTTATGGTTGAGAGTCTGCTTCAGATGCTTTTAATTGGTGCAGGACTTGCGAGCAAGGGTATCAGTTTTGAGTCACACCATGCTTCCTACTACAGTGGGCAGATTCATAGTGAGGATCGTATAGTATTTGTTGTTTTCGGTCCAGACCCAAATAAAAGCATAAAGCTTGGGTAAAAATTGAGTGTCTTTTAGAGGAGATTTTGACATATCTGGTTATTTATTAGGCTGCTGTTAGAAATTCCTTTTGATACACCCTTCTGTTTAACATTTTTTATCTTCCTTATTTAAACCATGTTTGTGTTGAATAGTTATTCTCCCCCCCCGATTTGTTTTATCCAAGCCTTGAACAGtctttttgatcattttcttcTAAATGGGCCTTTTGATACACCCTTCTGTTTAACATTTTTTATCTTCCTTATTTAAACCATGTTTGTGTTGAATAGTTattcgccccccccccccccccccatttgtTTTATCCAAGCCTTGAACAGtctttttgatcattttcttcTAAATGGGCCAGAGCTTTCATTTCTACTGTCTTTTGAGGGAACCTTCATCAAGTTGGTGATCACAGACATCCCTTTTGTCTTATGCTTTTCATCAAATTCGCGGCGTTATCTTTGACTCTGCACTCGAGCCCTATATTAAAGATGAATCAATGGACATCATTGCACTTTTGACTACTATACAATACCATCTTCACCACTTATCTTTTACCAATGAGCCTTTTGGCTTGCGCAGTTACCAGCAACATGCTTGAGTTTTCCTCCCTTTCGCTGAGAGGAGAGTGTGTATCTATGTTTTATGTTACTttctccgtctctttttaaatgtcttacttcgtaactccaacttattaaaaaaacatcattattatacCTTTCAGATCAagtttttcctccactttccttatttatccatcatcattacactttttactcactaacttttcaaaatagaatctacttttagggacaaaatagacaatgtaccaatttttatccactaactttaccaaatggacacttattaagggacagctcaaaatgaaatactggaccataataaagggacggagggagtaggatGTTTGGGTCAGTTAAAACCATTTCAGTTAATTTTGGGATCGTGATGTTAAAATTGTCAGTGGCCCCTAGGATGTTAAAATTGTCAG
Proteins encoded in this region:
- the LOC131302106 gene encoding bystin isoform X1; its protein translation is MAKKRTRQQNPEPFLADENAATVPRKRNKPPKHHQLEQKLISSGTSSKILKEALIQQKEINEENEGRNPNNLVFAEDTATEVVLEEDDIDDFGGFSETQSQFGGYEEEVDEEDEKLLEAFISKDAGRQQTLADLIVAKIKQKDEQVSSDVRPLPKLDESVIDLYKGVGKLLNKYTAGKIPKAFKHISSMQLWEEVLYLTEPEKWSPNAMYQATRIFASNLGVKKAERFYRLVLLPRTRDDIRKNKRLHFALYQALKKSIYKPAAFNKGILFPLCESGTCNLREAVIIGSIIQKVSIPPLHSSVALLRLAEMEYCGTTSYFIKLLIEKKYALPYRVLDAMVAHFMKFVEDERIMPVIWHQSLLAFVQRYKNELTKEDKANLNLLVGNQRHKLVTPEILREVNSSRNRGDKEDDLMSISTPMSVVNKTIEEDRFDIPDVPMEED
- the LOC131302106 gene encoding bystin isoform X2, producing MAKKRTRQQNPEPFLADENAATVPRKRNKPPKHHQLEQKLISSGTSSKILKEALIQQKEINEENEGRNPNNLVFAEDTATEVVLEEDDIDDFGGFSETQSQFGGYEEEVDEEDEKLLEAFISKDAGRQQTLADLIVAKIKQKDEQVSSDVRPLPKLDESVIDLYKGVGKLLNKYTAGKIPKAFKHISSMQLWEEVLYLTEPEKWSPNAMYQATRIFASNLGVKKAERFYRLVLLPRTRDDIRKNKRLHFALYQALKKSIYKPAAFNKGILFPLCESGTCNLREAVIIGSIIQKVSIPPLHSSVALLRLAEMEYCGTTSYFIKLLIEKKYALPYRVLDAMVAHFMKFVEDERIMPVIWHQSLLAFVQRYKNELTKEDKANLNLLVGNQRHKLVTPEILREVNSSRNRGDKEDDLMSISTPMSVVNKTIEEDRFDIPHVPMEED